In the genome of Longimicrobiales bacterium, the window GCCACGACGGTGCGGCTTCCGGATGTCAGGATCATTGGTGCGGACTGCTCCGAGCAGTTCGGCGCGGCGCAGCCGTACGAGCCGTTTATCGAGGCATTCCGCGGTCTGCTGACAACGACCGCCGAAAAGACCGGAAACCGCTGGAGCGAGTGGCGCGGGATGGCGGCGGCGGTCGCGCCGGCGTGGATCGGTGCGATACCCGTCGCCGGCGCAATCATCTCGGCGTCCCTGACGACGGCGATGGAGCTGAAGAAGGGCGGCACGGCGACTGCCGCCGCGAGCGAAGAGGCGCTCTTCTTCCAGTACGCCGAGATGTTCTTCGCGGTCGCCGCAAGACAGACGGTGCTCCTGTTCATCGACGATCTGCACTGGGCCGACAGTGCGAGCGTATCGCTGCTGAACTACCTCGCGCGACGCATCAGGGACAGGCCGGTCTTGATCGTCGGCTCCTTCCGCCCGGCCGACGTCGACGTCTCGAAACACCCGATCCGGAGCGTCAAGGTCGAGCTGGAGCGTTACGGCGTCGCGGAAGAGCTGCCGCTGCCCCGGCTCGACAGGAGCGCTCTCGCCAAATTCATCGAGGAGGATCTCGGCGCGCCGGGCACACCCGAGCTGCTCGAGTGGCTCGATCGGCAGGCGGGCGAGAATCCCCTCTTCTTTGGCGAGCTGCTGCGCTGGCTGGTCGATCAGGGTTTTGCGGCAAAGCGACATGGCGAATGGGCACTGGTGAGTATTCCCGAGTCAATTGCAGTGCCGCAGTCCGCGGAAAGCGCGATCGAGCGACGCCTGTCCCGCCTCGATCCGGAGATCTACAAGCTTATCGAATACGCGAGCGTGCAGGGCAACGAGTTCGACTCGACCACACTGTCCATGGTGCTCGGCCAGGATGAGCTCGAGCTGGAAGAAGCGCTCGAGCCCATCGTGAAGGTCCACCGTCTGGCCCGGCTGGTTGAAACGCGCGATCTGCCGAACGGCGACCTGGCGAGCACCTATCAGTTCACCCACTCGCTGGTGCAGGACGTCCTGCACAGCAATTTGCAGGGCAAACGCCGGATACTGCTGCACCGCAGGGTTGCGGAGGCGCTCGAAGGGGTGTACGCGAAGGATCTGGACCCCGTCGCACACAGGCTCGCGTTCCATTATGACGAGGGACGGAACCAGGAACGCGCCTATGCATTCGCCATGCGCGGCAGCACCCTCGCGTCGCGCATGTATGCGCATCGAGACGCCGTCGCGCTGATCCGTCGAGCACTGCGCAATGCACAGAATGATGAGGACAGGCTGCTTGCGCTCGACCGGCTTGGCGATGCGAGTCATGTCGTGGGCGCGTACGCGGAGGCGCTGGAAGCGCTCACCGGTGCATTGGATCTCGCGCAAGCCAGCGACACGGGTCGCGCAATTTCGATCCGCCGCCGGCTGATCGAAGTCGAGCAGAGCCATGGCGGCATCGACCTGAACCACGTCCAGGCGGCACTCGAGACACTGGCCGCCGAGGCGCGGTCCGCGGAGGTGCACGAAGAGCTCTGTCATATCCTCTGGCGACTCAACCAGTTGCCCGCGCAACAGCCGACGGATGCGATCACGCGCAATCGTGAAGCGCTCGAGATCACGCAGCGTCTCAATAGCCCGCCGCTCATCGCCCGAGCCCGGTTCAACCTCGGGCTGATGCTGGTTCTGGCTGGCGAGCAGGAGGCCGGCCACGCTCATTTGAGCGAGGCGCTGCGTATCTATGGCGAGCTGGGCGATCACATCGGACTCGGGCGCTGTCGCACAGCAACCGGCATTGCCGCCAATCGCAGCGGAGATCTCGAGCGTGCTGCACAGGAGTTCACGTTGGCGTTGCAGCACTACGAGAAGGCGGCCGACCCGGTGAACCGCGGCGGAGCACTCAACAATCTCGGCGCAACGCTGACGCAACTCGGCGACTGGGATGCCGCGGAGAGCCACCTGAAAGAGGCCGTGCGCATCATGGAGCGACTCGACGCCAATGCGCGTGTCCTGTCGCCGCTCGAGAACCTCAGCTACCTCCATTTTTCCCGTCAGGATTGGTCTGCGACGCGCGATTACTGCAAGTTGCTGCTGGACCGGTCTCTCTTAACCGGACACTGGCATTTCGAGGTCATCGCGCGCTCGCGGCTGGGTATGGCACTCCTGCACGAAGGTGACGTGAGCGGCGCGATCGAACAGGAGACCGCTGCGCGCTCGGTCCTGAAGGAGCATCCGGAGTGGTTCGATGAGTCCGTCTACTGTGACCTGCTGACGGCCGAGCTGGCCGCAGCGCGCGGCGACGCGGGCACGGCAGTGCAGGTTCTGGAGGCGGCGGAGCCGCGGGTCCGCGATCACCGCCCGCACATCTGGGCCGAGCTGCGGCTGGCGCGCGGCCGCCTCGCTGCGACTATTGATCGTCAACTCGCGGTTACGCTGATCCGCGAGGCCGTTGCCGCATTCGGCGAAACGGCGGCGGCGCCGGTGCGCGCACGCGCCGAGAACCTGCTGGCCACGCTGGGAGAACAGCCATGATGCGGAGTACCCGGGCCGTACTGTGCTGCGGACTTCTCACGACCGGCTTGCCGGCCTGTGGAGACACCAATGCGCACCTGGATAACGCCGCCGCAGGCGACGCGCAGTCGGGCGGCCTCGCCGTCATCTGTATGCTGAGCCGGCCGGATGTCCTGAATTCTTTCGCGTCGCCGGAGCGGAGCGCTGCGGATCTCCGGCCCGTGCTCTTCACGCCGGTCGTGCTTTACGACAGTTCTGGCGGTTTCCGTCCTCACCTCGCCAGCGGCTGGCAGTGGTCGGACGATCGGCGTTCGCTTCGGCTGAGGGTGCGCGATGATCTGCGCTGGCATGACGGCACACCCGTCACCGCTGAAGACGTTGCGTGGACGCTGCGGACGGCGGCCGATTCCGCATACGGCTATCTCGGGCGTGCCGAGCTGGGAGAGGTGGAAAGTGCAACGGCCGGCGAAGGCGTGGTGGACGTGGTGTTCCGTGAGCCGGCGGGTGAAGTGCTCGAGCCACTCGCCCGACTGCCCATCCTGCCTAAGCACATTCTGGATTCTATTCCCGCCGATGGATTCCAGCGTGCGTCCTATCATCGCGAGCCTGTTGGCAGCGGACCGTTCCGTTTTGCCGGCCGACTGCCCGATGGCTCCGTACAGCTCGATCGCAACCCTGATTATCCCCACGATCTCGGCACACCGCTGCTGGACCGCGTCGTCCTTCGGGAAGTGCCGGAGCCATCGGCCATCCTGGTAGAGCTGAATACGAATGGCGCCGACGCGTGCATCGTCGGCTCATCGGTCGCAAAGGACGCGGCGGCGGGCGGAAGCACGATACTTCCCATAGTGCCGGTTGGGGCGCTCGCAATTGCGGTCGACAACCGCAAGCCGCCGTTCGACGACGTGCGCGTCCGGCGTGCACTGTCGGCCACGTTGGACCGAGCTGAGATCGCGCACGTCGTCTCACCCGCCTCGGCACCAGCGCGCAATTTCCTACCGGACGCCTCGCTCCGCTGGCGTGACACGACCCTCGTCCAGCCCGACCGCGATTCGACGCTCGCGGCCGCGCTACTCGACAGTGCCGGCTGGCGCACAGGTCCCCAGGGCCGCCGCACCAATGCAGCCGGACAACCGCTGCGCTTCACCATTTTCGCTCCGCCGCCGCTGCAGCCGCTGCTGACTGTGGTTCAGGCGCAGTTCCGGCGGATCGGCGCAGAGGTCGAGCTCCAGCTCGTCGAGTCGAGCGTGTTCATCGCATCGCTCGGCGATCCGGCGCGGCGCCCGGCCGCGCTCGCGATCATCGTTGTACCGGACCGCATCGCCGTGCCCGATCCGTACTCCGAATTCCACTCGGCGAGCGGATACAACCTGGCGTCCTACAACCGTCCCGAGGTCGACTCGATCGTCGAGCGGCTCCGGGATGTTATACCGGACAGCGAACGGGGCACGCTATACCGCGAGCTGCAGCGTTACGTGGCGCAGGACGTGCCGATCATCTACACCGTGCATACGCCGCGTGTGCTCGCAGTCCGTCCGCGACTGCGCGGAGTGCACGTGGATGCGAACGGGCCGTTTACGCATGCGGCCGAGTGGTGGATTCCAGTCAGCGAGCGGCGTCGCTAATGCGCGTGAGCTCTCGGGCGATCCAG includes:
- a CDS encoding AAA family ATPase, yielding MFVGREQELAWLEQRLDRARSGRGRVVFITAEPGAGKSSLVSQFLAATTVRLPDVRIIGADCSEQFGAAQPYEPFIEAFRGLLTTTAEKTGNRWSEWRGMAAAVAPAWIGAIPVAGAIISASLTTAMELKKGGTATAAASEEALFFQYAEMFFAVAARQTVLLFIDDLHWADSASVSLLNYLARRIRDRPVLIVGSFRPADVDVSKHPIRSVKVELERYGVAEELPLPRLDRSALAKFIEEDLGAPGTPELLEWLDRQAGENPLFFGELLRWLVDQGFAAKRHGEWALVSIPESIAVPQSAESAIERRLSRLDPEIYKLIEYASVQGNEFDSTTLSMVLGQDELELEEALEPIVKVHRLARLVETRDLPNGDLASTYQFTHSLVQDVLHSNLQGKRRILLHRRVAEALEGVYAKDLDPVAHRLAFHYDEGRNQERAYAFAMRGSTLASRMYAHRDAVALIRRALRNAQNDEDRLLALDRLGDASHVVGAYAEALEALTGALDLAQASDTGRAISIRRRLIEVEQSHGGIDLNHVQAALETLAAEARSAEVHEELCHILWRLNQLPAQQPTDAITRNREALEITQRLNSPPLIARARFNLGLMLVLAGEQEAGHAHLSEALRIYGELGDHIGLGRCRTATGIAANRSGDLERAAQEFTLALQHYEKAADPVNRGGALNNLGATLTQLGDWDAAESHLKEAVRIMERLDANARVLSPLENLSYLHFSRQDWSATRDYCKLLLDRSLLTGHWHFEVIARSRLGMALLHEGDVSGAIEQETAARSVLKEHPEWFDESVYCDLLTAELAAARGDAGTAVQVLEAAEPRVRDHRPHIWAELRLARGRLAATIDRQLAVTLIREAVAAFGETAAAPVRARAENLLATLGEQP
- a CDS encoding peptide ABC transporter substrate-binding protein, with protein sequence MMRSTRAVLCCGLLTTGLPACGDTNAHLDNAAAGDAQSGGLAVICMLSRPDVLNSFASPERSAADLRPVLFTPVVLYDSSGGFRPHLASGWQWSDDRRSLRLRVRDDLRWHDGTPVTAEDVAWTLRTAADSAYGYLGRAELGEVESATAGEGVVDVVFREPAGEVLEPLARLPILPKHILDSIPADGFQRASYHREPVGSGPFRFAGRLPDGSVQLDRNPDYPHDLGTPLLDRVVLREVPEPSAILVELNTNGADACIVGSSVAKDAAAGGSTILPIVPVGALAIAVDNRKPPFDDVRVRRALSATLDRAEIAHVVSPASAPARNFLPDASLRWRDTTLVQPDRDSTLAAALLDSAGWRTGPQGRRTNAAGQPLRFTIFAPPPLQPLLTVVQAQFRRIGAEVELQLVESSVFIASLGDPARRPAALAIIVVPDRIAVPDPYSEFHSASGYNLASYNRPEVDSIVERLRDVIPDSERGTLYRELQRYVAQDVPIIYTVHTPRVLAVRPRLRGVHVDANGPFTHAAEWWIPVSERRR